GCGCGAAAAACCGGTCGTTTCATGTTTCTCCATTGCTCTGCGTTACTGACTCGGCCAGCTTACCGGCTCGCCACGGGGCCGATCGGGAGTCGATCAGGCCGGCGGCGTCGGGGTCATCGACCCGATGGAGTAGGTCTCGTGGCCGGTCGGGTAGCCGCCGCCGTCAGTGGCGATGTGGACGTGGTCGTAATGGTTGGCGGTCTCGTTGCCGAGATTCGCGGTCCAGCTGGGCTTGCCCAGGCCGGGGTAGATCTTCTGCCGCCAGATCACGTGGTCGATGCCCCAGCGCTTGGCGTTGGCCAGCGCATACCCGGCGATCTGGTCGCCGAGTTCGATGCCCTCGGGGGAGTTGTGGTTCGGGATCATCACGTCGATCGCCAGCCCGTTGGGGTGCCACCGCAGCGCGTCCTGCCGGAATCCGCCGATGGTGCTGATCTGCGGAAACAGCAGGCTGATGGCGCGCGCGGCCCAGATGGTCTTGACCTGCAAGCCGCTCTCGGGCGCGACGCCGACGGGTAGGGCGAACGTGAAATTCTGCGCGGAGGTGGGTGCGTCGGCGGTCAGGGCCTTCAGTTCCTCCGGGCTGGCCATCCGAAGTGGCGCCGGTGCGGGTGCGGGTGCCGGCTGAGCCGGCGGGGGCGCGGGTTGCTCGTGGGCCACCGGGCTGGCGCTGGGTGCGGACGCCGTCGGCTTCGCGCTACAGCACGGCGACTCGGTGCTCTGGGCGTAGATCATGCCGGCGGACACCGCGAGGGTCGCGCCGAAAGCCAACCACCGACCCCGCCCGTTGGATGACCGCTTCGTGCTCATCCGCAGCACTTTAATGCCTGGTCAGGCGTTGGGAGGCAACTTCGCGCAGGTCGTGTCGCGGCGCTCAGTTCACCAGGAGCACCGGCGAGAACGCGGCGGAGTTTCCCGTGTTGTTGCACGTCACGTTGACGCTGTAACGACCGCCGATGGCCTGGAAAATGATCGTGATCGGCGCCGACGGGTGCGGGCCGGTGACACCAATGTCCGCGTCGTAGGGAAACGCGACCGTGCCCATCACGCCCTGCGAGTGATAGTGGCAGAACTCGAACGACCCTTCCGGGTTGTGCGTGTCAACGACAGTCGCATAGGTCGTCAGCCCACCACCGCTGTAGATGACCTGCATGCTGTTGTCGGAGTTGGTGAAGTACGTCGGGTCAGTGCCGGCATGCGCCGTCGCGGGGCTGGCGGCCAGCGTCAGAGCCGCCGCCGCAGACGCACACAACGTCCGGGTCGTGTTCATGGTGTGTCCCCACTTTCGCCGCACGGTCGCTTCTTTACACAGTACTTAGGCCGGCACATCGACCGGCGATTTTGGCACGCATACCCAGTTGCGGTGCATCTATTCGCGACTGCCGCGGGCCTTGACGGGCTCCGCACGGGGCTGCTAGACATGGCGTGCGCCCAAAATTGGGCGATCGCCCAATAAGTGCCGCTGGAGGGTTCCATGACTGCCGCACCCGAGACGGACGTCTATTACGACCCGTACGACACCGCGATCAACAACGACCCGTATCCGACGTATGCGCGACTGCGCGACGAAGCGCCGCTGTACTACAACGAGCAGTACGACTTCTGGGCGATCTCACGGCATTCCGACGTCGAGAGGGGTCTGTCGAACTGGGAGGTCTTCTCCAACCGTCGCAGCGACATCCTCGAGTTGGTGAAGTCCGAGTTCGACATGCCCCGCGGCGTGATGATGTTCCAGGATCCACCGGAGCACACGATGCTGCGCGGGCTGATGTCGCGGGTGTTCACCCCGCGCCGGATGGCCGAGATCGAAGACCAGATCCGGCAGTACTGCGTCAAGTGTCTGGACCCGCTGGTGGGGTCGGACGGCTTCGACATCATCGCCGAGTTGGCCTCGATGATGCCGATGCGGGTGATCGGTATGCTGCTGGGAATCCCTGAGTCCGAACAGATCTCGGTTCGCGATGCCAACGATGCCAACCTGCGCACCAAGCCCGGCGCACCGCTGAGGGTCGCCAACGCCGACTCGATCGCCGACGGCCGGATCTACGCCGATTACGTCGAGTGGCGGTCCAAGAACCCGTCCGACGACCTGATGACCAACCTGCTCAACGTCGAGTTCGACGACGAGAACGGGGTGCGCCGCAAGCTGACCCGCAAAGAGGTGCTGCACTACACCCAGGTGGTCGCGGGCGCCGGCAACGAGACCACGGGCCGGCTGATCGGCTGGCTGGCCAAGGTGCTCGCCGAGCACCCCGAACAGCGCCGCGACATCGACCGCGATCGGTCGCTACTGAACCGGACCGTCGACGAGACGCTGCGCTTCGAGCCCACCGGCCCACACGTAGCCCGTTGGATGGCAAAGGATTTCGAGATCTACGGCACTACCATTCCAGCTGGCAGCGCGATGCTCCTGCTGTTCGGTGCCGCGAACCGCGACCCCCGCCGCTACACCGACCCGGACCGCTTCAACATCCACCGGGACAACATCTCGCACATCACGTTCGGCAAGGGCGTGCACTACTGCCTGGGCGCGAACCTCGCCCGGTTGGAGGGCCGCGTCGCGCTCGACGAGATGCTCAACCGCTGGCCGGAGTGGGACATCGACTACGAGACGGCACAACTCGCATCGACATCCACCGTGCGTGGCTGGGAGAAGCTGCGGATCGTCCTGCCCTAGCCGCGACGGGCTTTCGGCTGGGGCATCTCGAACTTATCCAGGAATCGGTTCACCAGCGCGATCGCCTCGTCATGACCGCCGTTGGAGCCGAGACCTTCTTCGAGGATCAGAGTGCGGCCGATCGCGGCGATCACGAACGCCAGCGCGGCCGGCGGGAAGTCGTCGGGATCCAGGTCGTGTTCGCGAACGATGAAGTTGAGCGCGGTGATCTGTTGTTCGCGCCAGCGTTCGGACCAGGCCGCGATTTCCGCACGGATTTCCTTGCGGTGGTTGGCAAGTCCGATGAACTCCAACAGCAACCGGGTGTCCTTGGGCGCGACGAGGGTATCCCAGAACGCGTGCAGCGGCCGGTCGGAGGCGAGCGCCTTCTGCTGACTCTCCAGGTATCCCGTGGCGCCGATCCGGAACACCGCGAGATACAGCTCGTCCATGGTGGGGAAGTAGTAGTGCACCAGGGCGGGCTTGACCCCGGCCTGCGCCGCGACCCGGCGCGAGGTGGCCGCGGCGTAGCCCTCTTCGACCATGATCTGGCTCGTCGCGGCGATCAGCATGTCGCGCGTCGTGGTGTCGCGAGCCTTGGGTCTGGTGGATGCGGTCACGGGTTCGGTCCTATCACACCGCGGGTTCGGCGACCATCTCGAAGAAGGCGGCACCCGAGTCCGGGATGCGGTTCTGCTTGAACACGTTGACCGCGTAGGAGACCAGGATCATCGAATACAGCAGGTGCAGCAGCGTCGCAGCGTCCTCGGGTAGGTCGTCGATGTCGAGTCCGTTGAGATAGCCGACGGCCTCCTCGGCGCGCGGTGCGATCGCGTCGTAGAACGCGACCAGCTCGTCGAACGGTTTCGACAGCCGTGCTTCGTAGCGCTGCGCCCGGGTCGGCAGCGCCCAGTCGGCGACGAACGGTTCGAGGTCGGAAAACCCTTGGGGCAGAGACATCAGACTTCCTTCGCGGACTCGTACGCCCCGACGGTGTCGCGGATGACGGTGTGGAACTGCCGGATCAGCAACTCCTGGTCGCTGAGGTGAAAGGTGTTCTGCGCCCGAGTCTTGAGCGCGGAGTGGGTGGCCTCGATGGTGTTGACGTCCTGCATGGCGAACTCGATCGTGCTGTCCACCACCAACTCCTGCGCCAGCCGATCGGCGGCGTCGGCGGGTGGCACAAAATACAGGTCGATTTCGTAGATGTGCGTGTCGACCGTCTCGGGCCAATAGGTGTAGGTGATGTAGTAGTTGCGGGCCCAGAGCTGGATGGAGATGTTCGGGAACACCCAGAACTGGTCGTTGCCCCAGGAGGCGATTCCGCCGCGGTTCAAGAAGTCGGCAGATTCGTCGATACCGATGTCCGGAACGTCGTCGGGCCCGAAAAGGCCTGCGCGGAATAGCTTGTAGACCCAGCGCTGGTCCTGACGCGCCGGACCCGCGGTGCCGGGTTCGCGGGCCGGCAGCGGTGGCGGGCCGGGCACCGAGGTGAGCATGTGCGGCCGGAACAGGTCGTAGTGGTACGAGTCGACCGGCGGCACCATCATCTCGGCCTTGGCGACGTCCGGGTCGATGAAGCGGCCGTGCACGTAAGGCGGGTGGTACCACTCGCACACCGAGTCGACGGCGAGCTTCCAGTTGCCGTTGATCCGGGTGGAGAACCCGTAGTGCTGGGTCATCTTGTCGAACGGATAGGCCTCGATGCCCAGCAATCCGTCACCCAGGAATTCGCGGAGCGGGGCCGGGTCTTCGGCGAGGTTGACGAAGATGAAGCCAGCCCACACCTCGCAGTGCACCGGCGGCATCCGCAGCGAGTCCTTGTCGAGGTTGAAGAACTCACCTTCGTTGGTGATGTGGTTGACCTTGCCGTCCAACCCGTAGCGCCAGCCGTGGTACTTGCAGGAGAATGCCCGGCAGTTACCCGAGGACTCCTCACCCGGATGTTCTTGCCAGACCACCTTGTTGCCGCGGTGGGCGCAGACGTTGTGGAATGCATGCACGGTGTCGCCTGCGTCGCGGGCGATCACGATTGACGCCAACCGGCCGGGCAGATCGCGGGTGAAGTAGGAGCCCTTGCGCGGCAGTCGCTCGATTCGCCCGACGCACAACCAGTTTCGCTTGAACACTGCCTCGCGCTCGGCAGCGAAGAACTCCGGTGAGATGGAGTCCTCGTAATTGACCGGTGCAGTGCCAAGTTCGGGGTAGTCGGTGGTGAACTTGCCGCGCCCGGTCGATAACCGCTGCTGGATGCTGGTCATGAGTGGGCTCCTTCTTGTGCCGTTGCACCGTTCGGCGCGGTGCTCCAGGGCTCCTGGTCCCAGGCCCTGTCAAGCGGCGCCATCTCGCCACCGAACGGGAAGAACACGCGCTGCGCGTAGGTTTCTCGGCCCAGGCCGTGGCCGAGCTCGTTGACGAAGGCCCGCTTGAGCGGGTTGGTGAACAGTTGCCGCGTGTATCGCAATGTCAGCGGCGGTCGCTTGATCAGCTCACGCGCGTGGTCCCAGGCCCGGTCCAACAACTTGTCCTTGGGCAGCACCTCGTTGACCACGCCCCACTCCTTGGCTTCCTGTGCGCTGACCTTCTGGCCCGTGAGCAGGAAGTAGCGTGCGCGGTTGTGCCCCGCGAGCACGCTCCAGATCACGTGTTGACCGTCGCCGGGCACCTGCCCACGCGGGAAGTGTGAGGCGTCCTGGAAGTAGGCGTCCTCGGAGGCCAGCACGATATCGCCCATGATCGGCACCTCGGAGTGCATGTTGCACGGACCGTTGACCGCACTGATCATCGGTACATCGACGTCAAGCACGTTGAAGATGAGATGACGTGCATACCAAGCCTTTTCGTCGAGCTTATGTGTCCCACGGTCGTCGGGCATGGCCTGATAGATGGGGTGCTCGGGCGGTTCGCCGTTAGGTAGGCGGCCCCAGTTGGCGTTGTAGTTCTCACCGGTGCCGGTATGGATGAGCACCTTGATCTCGCGGTCCCCGGCGATGTCGGCGAATGCGTCGGACATCTCGTCGTGCGCCTTCCAGCTCCACACCAGGCTGTCGCCGTTGGTGTGGCACTGCATGAACAGGATTCCATCGTCGGTGAGTTCGAACTGGTAGTTGGCGTAGCTGTTCTGGTACTCGCTGAATCTCGTCCGCTTGGGCATTCAGTCGTCTCGCTCCCCGTATCGGCGTCCGCAGTGTTTGAGCGATCGCCCAATTAGTCGTCCCATCGTTACACCGTCCGCGCACGGCGGTCAAGGCTTAGCGGCCCGTCAGTTGCGCGACGACCGGTGCGAAGGACCTGATCTGGGACTGCTGCACGGTGACGTAGTTGACGCCGAGCGCTTCCCGTCGCGAAAAGAGCAGGTCCACAACGGTTTCCAACGGGCCTACCAGCACGTTGGGGTGGTCGCGCAGCACATCGGCCGAAATGCCGGTCGACGCTGCCGCTTTGGCGAGCGCACCCTCGGGATCGTCGGTGATCGCGGTGAAGTAGGGCGAGCCCTCGATCTCCAGTCGGCCGAACCGCTCGCCGGCGGCGGCCCGCACGGCCTCCATGCGGTGCCGCGCGACGGTCTGCGGGTCGCGGCCGTCGGCATCGCGCGCGACGAACGGCACGCTGGACATGCTGACGATGTCGGCCTCGCGACCGGCGAACTTCAGCATCCGCGGACCGCCACCGCCGATCATGATCGGCGGGTGCGGCTGCTGCACCGGTCGTGGGGTTCCGGCGTAGCCGCGGACCTGCACCTGCCTGCCGGCGTACTCGATCTGTCCACCGGCCCAGTGCGCCTTGATCAGCCCGATTGCCTCGGCCAGCTTCTCCATCCGCCGGCCCGGCCGGTCGAACGTCAAACCCATTGCGTTGTATTCGGTTTCACTCCACCCGGCGCCGATGCCCAGTTCCAGGCGCCCGTCGGACAGCAGGTCCAGAGTCGCGGTCTCCTTCGCCAGGACGGCGGGCACGTGATAGTCGATGCAGAACACCCGGCAGCCGATCCGCAACGTCTCGGTGACAGCGGCGGCCGCGGCCATGGCCGCGATCGGTGCGAGGTCCTGACGCGGCGAGCGGGCCACTTTCTGCGCGGGTCCCGGGCCCAGGTAGTGGTCGGCGAGGAAAAGCGTTGAGTAGCCGAGGTCTTCGACTTCGCGAACGGTGTCGCGCCATTCGCGTCCGCCTGCCGCGTTGGTCGCCTGCACGGCGAAGCGAAACGGGGGCCTGTCCATGGGCTTGACCATAAACGACGGGGAATGATAGGCATGACTGGTTTGGGCAGTCGCTCAGGAAAGTGGGTCGAGGGTTGAAGACGGCGGTCGTCACTGGCGGTGCCTCGGGTATTGGTCGCGCGATCACCAAACGCCTTCGGGCCGACGGCTTTCAAGTGGCCGTGCTCGACCTGACGCCATCCGACGACGAGTTCGGCCGCGTCGTCGACGTCACCGACCGCGATCAGGTCGACGCCGCGATCGCGGCCGTCCGTCAACAACTCGGTCCCGTTCTGGTACTGGTCAATTCGGCCGGGATGACGGGTTTCCAGAAGTTCTCCAAGATCAGCTTCGCGGAATGGTCCAAGGTGATCGACGTCAACCTCAACGGCGTCTTCCATACCACCCAGGCGGTGCTGCCGGACATGGTCGAGGCGGGGTGGGGGCGCATTGTCAACATCTCGTCGTCCAGCACGCACTCCGGCCAGCAGTTGATGGCGCACTATGTCGCCGCGAAATCCGCGGTGAACGGCCTGACCAAGTCGCTGGCACTGGAATACGGGCCCAAGGGCATCACCGTCAACGCCGTGCCGCCCGGCTTCGTGGACACCCCGATGCTGCGCGGAGCCGAGAGCAAGCACCAACTCGGCGGAACCGTCGAGGACCACATCGACCGCACCCCGGTGCGCCGGGTAGGTCGGCCCGAGGACATCGCCGCGGCATGCGCCTTCTTCATCTCCGAAGAGGCCGGCTACATCACCGGCCAGATCCTCGGCGTCAACGGCGGCCGCAACACCTGAGAGGACCAGATGTACCAACGGGACCAGCTCTTCATCGACGGCAAGTGGTCTGCGGCGCAGAGTGATTCGGTCATCACGGTCGTATCCCCGCACAGCGGGGACGAAATCGGTCGCGCGGCGTGTGCGGGTCCGGCCGATGTCGACCGTGCGGTGCAGGCGGCGCGCGCTGCGTTCGACACCGGACCGTGGCCGCGGCTGCAGCCCGCTGAGCGGATCGAGGCGATCGGTCGACTGGCCGGCGTCTACAAGGAGCGGCGACCGGACATGGCGGCGCTCATCTCCGCCGAGATCGGCGCGCCGATCTCCTTCGCCAAACGGGCGCAGGTCGGCCTGCCGATGATGATGATGTCGGCGTTTTGTGGCATCGCCGGAAGTTACCCGTGGCAGCAGGACCGTCCGGGCTTGTACGGCAAGGACATTCGGATCCTCAAGCAGCCGGTTGGGGTCGTCGCGGCGATCGTGCCGTGGAACATGCCCCAGTTTCTGACCGTCACAAAGGTGGTGCCGGCGCTGTTGGCGGGGTGCACGGTGGTGCTCAAGCCCGCACCCGAGTCGGTGCTCGACGCACAGTTGCTCGCGGAACTGGTCGCCGAGGCCGACCTGCCCCCCGGCGTACTGAACGTGGTGCCCGGCGGTCGCGACGTCGGCGAGCAACTCGTCAGCCACGACGGCGTCGACAAGGTGTCGTTCACCGGTTCCACCGCGGCGGGTCGCCAGGTGGCGATCGCCTGCGCGCAGGGACTCAAGCAGGTCAGTCTCGAATTGGGTGGCAAGTCGGCGGCCATCGTGCTCGACGACGCGGACCCGGCCGCGGTGGCGGCGGGAATCCAGATGGCCAGCCTGGCCAACAGCGGACAGGTCTGCAACGCGCTGAGTCGCATCCTGGTGCCGGAGGCCCGCGAGGCGGAGTTCGTCGACGCGCTGGCCGCGGGAATGTCGGAGATGTCGGTCGGCGACCCGTCCGATCCCCACACGCAGATCGGTCCGCTGGTGGCTCAGCGCCAGCAAGAGCGCGTGCGCGGCTACATCGAATCGGGCGCCAGCGAGGGAGCCAGGCTGGTCGTCGGCGGAGCCGAGATGCCCGACGGTCTGGACACCGGATGGTACGTGCGCCCCACGCTGTTCAGCGGGGCAAACAACGACATGCGGATCGCCCGCGAGGAGATCTTCGGCCCGGTGCTGACCGTCATCTCCTACCGCGACGAGGACGACGCCCTGCGGATCGCCAACGACACCGAATATGGGCTTGCCGGTTCGGTGTTCACCGCCGACACCGATCGCGGAATCGGCGTCGCGGCGCGGGTGCGGTCCGGCACTTTCGGCGTCAACGAGGGCTACATCATGGATCCCGCGGCACCGTTCGGCGGCGTCAAGGCCAGTGGCTACGGCCGCGAACTCGGGATCGAAGGTATCGACAGTTACACGGTGAGCCAGTCGATTTCGGTTGCGGCGCAGCGTTAACGCTTACCGCCACCGACTTCGGCGGGTAGCGGAGGCGGCAGCGGCGCCGTCGGACTCGGTGCCGTCGCCGACGGCGAGGCCGCCGGAGCCTGAGGTTTCGCGGCCGGGTTCGGCGTCGTACCGGCGGGGGCCTGTGTCGTCTTGGGCCCGTGGTACGAGGTCATCGGCTCGCGGCGGATCACCCCGCTGGCGTCGCTGACCACCAGCGCATTGGAGTTCACCGTGTAGGTGACGCCGTCCTGTTTGGCGACGTAGCTACCGTCGGCATCGGCGGTAGCGGCGGCGATCAGCTTGGCGCCGTCGCTGACCCGCACGCCGTGATAGCCGAACTGGCCGGCCGGGCTCTTGCAGATCGCGACCCGGGATTCGGCCGTTGCGCCGAAGGCGACCGCGGTATTGGGCGCGGCGCAACGAGCGGTGGAGTTGACGAAACCGAGGGCGTCGGTGGTGGGGTCGGCAGCGGCCAGGGGTGCGCCGATCGCGAGCAGCGTCCCGCAGGCCGCTGCAGCGACGGCGACGCGTCGGGTGCTTGGCAGGTAAAAGGACATGCGTTCCACGACAACACGGGTGACCAGCACTGTCTTGCCCCCACGCCGCCTGATCGCCCAATCGTTAGCTTCTCGAGATCCGCAAAGTAGGTCCGATCGCTCCACTCTTCCTCAGACCGCTGGCGGCCCGCATCGTCGTGAAGCTAGATTCGACGCCCATGGGACTGCTTTTCGATCCGAACACCTATGACCCGACGCACTTCGACCCGGAAACCAAACGCCAGCTCAAAGCGGTGATCGACTGGTTCGAGGGCCGCGGCAAGGTCAGGCTGCTGCGCGACGACCTCGAGGCGACGTGGGTGTCGGACTTCCTCGACTTCATCAAGCAGGAGAAGGTCTTCGCGACCTTCCTCACCCCGTCGGAGTATGGCGGCGGCGACCCGAACAAGCGCTGGGACACCTCGCGCAACGCCGCGCTGAGCGAGATCTTCGGGTTCTACGGACTCTCATATTGGTACGCCGAGCAGGTGACGATCCTGGGCCTCGGGCCGATCTGGCAGAGCGACAACATCAAAGCCAAGGAGCGGGCGGCGGCCCAACTCGAGGCGGGTGGCGTGATGGCCTTCGCGCTGTCGGAGCGCGAGCACGGCGCCGACATCTACAACACCGACCTATTGCTCACACCGGCGAAGGATGACGACGAAGGGGTGGTGTTCCGGGCATCGGGGGAGAAGTACTACATCGGCAACGGCAACGTCGCCGGCATGGTGTCGGTGTTCTCCCGCCGCACCGACGTCGACGGCGCCGACGGCTACATCTGGTTCGTCGCCGACAGCGCGCACGAGAACTACGA
The sequence above is a segment of the Candidatus Mycobacterium wuenschmannii genome. Coding sequences within it:
- a CDS encoding glycoside hydrolase, which codes for MSTKRSSNGRGRWLAFGATLAVSAGMIYAQSTESPCCSAKPTASAPSASPVAHEQPAPPPAQPAPAPAPAPLRMASPEELKALTADAPTSAQNFTFALPVGVAPESGLQVKTIWAARAISLLFPQISTIGGFRQDALRWHPNGLAIDVMIPNHNSPEGIELGDQIAGYALANAKRWGIDHVIWRQKIYPGLGKPSWTANLGNETANHYDHVHIATDGGGYPTGHETYSIGSMTPTPPA
- a CDS encoding cytochrome P450 — encoded protein: MTAAPETDVYYDPYDTAINNDPYPTYARLRDEAPLYYNEQYDFWAISRHSDVERGLSNWEVFSNRRSDILELVKSEFDMPRGVMMFQDPPEHTMLRGLMSRVFTPRRMAEIEDQIRQYCVKCLDPLVGSDGFDIIAELASMMPMRVIGMLLGIPESEQISVRDANDANLRTKPGAPLRVANADSIADGRIYADYVEWRSKNPSDDLMTNLLNVEFDDENGVRRKLTRKEVLHYTQVVAGAGNETTGRLIGWLAKVLAEHPEQRRDIDRDRSLLNRTVDETLRFEPTGPHVARWMAKDFEIYGTTIPAGSAMLLLFGAANRDPRRYTDPDRFNIHRDNISHITFGKGVHYCLGANLARLEGRVALDEMLNRWPEWDIDYETAQLASTSTVRGWEKLRIVLP
- a CDS encoding TetR/AcrR family transcriptional regulator, which gives rise to MLIAATSQIMVEEGYAAATSRRVAAQAGVKPALVHYYFPTMDELYLAVFRIGATGYLESQQKALASDRPLHAFWDTLVAPKDTRLLLEFIGLANHRKEIRAEIAAWSERWREQQITALNFIVREHDLDPDDFPPAALAFVIAAIGRTLILEEGLGSNGGHDEAIALVNRFLDKFEMPQPKARRG
- a CDS encoding aromatic ring-hydroxylating oxygenase subunit alpha, whose product is MTSIQQRLSTGRGKFTTDYPELGTAPVNYEDSISPEFFAAEREAVFKRNWLCVGRIERLPRKGSYFTRDLPGRLASIVIARDAGDTVHAFHNVCAHRGNKVVWQEHPGEESSGNCRAFSCKYHGWRYGLDGKVNHITNEGEFFNLDKDSLRMPPVHCEVWAGFIFVNLAEDPAPLREFLGDGLLGIEAYPFDKMTQHYGFSTRINGNWKLAVDSVCEWYHPPYVHGRFIDPDVAKAEMMVPPVDSYHYDLFRPHMLTSVPGPPPLPAREPGTAGPARQDQRWVYKLFRAGLFGPDDVPDIGIDESADFLNRGGIASWGNDQFWVFPNISIQLWARNYYITYTYWPETVDTHIYEIDLYFVPPADAADRLAQELVVDSTIEFAMQDVNTIEATHSALKTRAQNTFHLSDQELLIRQFHTVIRDTVGAYESAKEV
- a CDS encoding enoyl-CoA hydratase/isomerase family protein, producing MPKRTRFSEYQNSYANYQFELTDDGILFMQCHTNGDSLVWSWKAHDEMSDAFADIAGDREIKVLIHTGTGENYNANWGRLPNGEPPEHPIYQAMPDDRGTHKLDEKAWYARHLIFNVLDVDVPMISAVNGPCNMHSEVPIMGDIVLASEDAYFQDASHFPRGQVPGDGQHVIWSVLAGHNRARYFLLTGQKVSAQEAKEWGVVNEVLPKDKLLDRAWDHARELIKRPPLTLRYTRQLFTNPLKRAFVNELGHGLGRETYAQRVFFPFGGEMAPLDRAWDQEPWSTAPNGATAQEGAHS
- a CDS encoding TIGR03621 family F420-dependent LLM class oxidoreductase, which encodes MDRPPFRFAVQATNAAGGREWRDTVREVEDLGYSTLFLADHYLGPGPAQKVARSPRQDLAPIAAMAAAAAVTETLRIGCRVFCIDYHVPAVLAKETATLDLLSDGRLELGIGAGWSETEYNAMGLTFDRPGRRMEKLAEAIGLIKAHWAGGQIEYAGRQVQVRGYAGTPRPVQQPHPPIMIGGGGPRMLKFAGREADIVSMSSVPFVARDADGRDPQTVARHRMEAVRAAAGERFGRLEIEGSPYFTAITDDPEGALAKAAASTGISADVLRDHPNVLVGPLETVVDLLFSRREALGVNYVTVQQSQIRSFAPVVAQLTGR
- a CDS encoding SDR family NAD(P)-dependent oxidoreductase, giving the protein MKTAVVTGGASGIGRAITKRLRADGFQVAVLDLTPSDDEFGRVVDVTDRDQVDAAIAAVRQQLGPVLVLVNSAGMTGFQKFSKISFAEWSKVIDVNLNGVFHTTQAVLPDMVEAGWGRIVNISSSSTHSGQQLMAHYVAAKSAVNGLTKSLALEYGPKGITVNAVPPGFVDTPMLRGAESKHQLGGTVEDHIDRTPVRRVGRPEDIAAACAFFISEEAGYITGQILGVNGGRNT
- a CDS encoding aldehyde dehydrogenase — encoded protein: MYQRDQLFIDGKWSAAQSDSVITVVSPHSGDEIGRAACAGPADVDRAVQAARAAFDTGPWPRLQPAERIEAIGRLAGVYKERRPDMAALISAEIGAPISFAKRAQVGLPMMMMSAFCGIAGSYPWQQDRPGLYGKDIRILKQPVGVVAAIVPWNMPQFLTVTKVVPALLAGCTVVLKPAPESVLDAQLLAELVAEADLPPGVLNVVPGGRDVGEQLVSHDGVDKVSFTGSTAAGRQVAIACAQGLKQVSLELGGKSAAIVLDDADPAAVAAGIQMASLANSGQVCNALSRILVPEAREAEFVDALAAGMSEMSVGDPSDPHTQIGPLVAQRQQERVRGYIESGASEGARLVVGGAEMPDGLDTGWYVRPTLFSGANNDMRIAREEIFGPVLTVISYRDEDDALRIANDTEYGLAGSVFTADTDRGIGVAARVRSGTFGVNEGYIMDPAAPFGGVKASGYGRELGIEGIDSYTVSQSISVAAQR